TGAGAGATCTGCTTCTGGAACATCAGCGTATTGCAGAAATTGAGTGACCGTTTTCATACAATCTTCCGTTGTTGGGTTTGAAGATTCTGCAATACCAAAGAGTACGAGATTCTTTCTTCGTCCCCTATTCTCAAGGTCATCAAGCTTATTTACGAGgatctctttctccctctccaaCTGTTTGACTGAATCTTTCAGGGCGCCCACTTCAAACTCAATGTTATTCATCTTTTCCTCATGATCAGATACTTTCAGTGAAATGTCTTTGAGCTTTTTGTCTAGCAGAGCTTCAATGCGTGAGTCAAATCTTGATTCGAAATCTTTGAAAAATGTGACAAACCACACTGGGGGTGCTTCTGAAGATAAATCTAGAGACCGTCGTGTATTGCCGGTGGGTTCGGCTCCGTGCAAGGGCGCGGCCATGTTGCTATCGTACTGACCTGGGGTTTCAGCTACGTCGTTTGTTTCCATACGGCTACTGCAAGCGGTGGGACTACAGTTAGACATCTTCGGCTTCTTAGTGGAAGGGGACGATTTGTTTGGAGTGTTTTCCAACTGGTGAGTTACTTTTGGAGGGTCCATTGTTGAACAAAATAATCCTTACCACATTAAAAGTCCATTGCGAAAATCCCGGGGAATTAATCACTATATCACACGGTGAAATTTTGCTTCAAAGCAAGAGATGAGAAAGTCACATTATGCTCGACAATGCCTGAAGAGCGCCCCCTATCCCATCGTACTTTACAATGTACCCGATACTATCTTTCGAAACTGAAGAAGAAATCTGACCCGATAGATGTTATCCCACATATCTGTTGCCATTTCTGTCTAGTAGCTTTTGAATGCCATGTTCACAGTCAAGCTGTCCTACAGTTTTCTATACCTACTTGTTTCCTGTTTAATAATTCACATGCCCAAAGTTTATAGTTctagattcattcattcatttttcattcattcattttattttgtcacgGTACCGGGCTCAGCCGGAGGCTGTTTTTCAGCCAGTCCGTGAATTAAAAATGCACGTTACACAATGAATTGTACAATACAAAAGTTACATAACTGAAAATgagtaagaaaaaacaaaacaaaacaaaacaaaacaaaacaaatcagcatAGCAAAAGTTTACAAATAACATGAGGTAACATGAGgtaacaaaagtacaaaacttAAAACCTACaaatatgtacaaaacaaacttatcaaaaataatacaaaatttaagATAATTGTCATAGTAAAATACACAAACGAAATCAGCTAATTGCAGACtgatccctccccccccccgcccactCATTTATACTAATCTCCGGTGTTTACTACACTCAAATATTTTACGTTATGAAATTATTCACCTGTCTCCTGAAGTCGTTCCAACCAAGCCCTTTTATCTCATTCGTTAAACTATTCCAAAGTCTTACCCCACTAAACAacaaacttctttttttaaattcagtaCGGACTTTTAATAattgaaaattattcatttgatGTCTAAGATTATACTCATTATTCTTAAATTGAAAAAGTTTACAAATAACATATGGTAACATTTCATGTGCgatcttatacattgtataaagagTTCGCTTTTTCCTCCGAATTTCAAGtttatcaattttcaattcacgATATATAGATTCGGAAGGAAATTCCCATTTTACGCTCATAACTGTTCGAAGGGCACGATTTTGTTGCTTTTGAAGTCTGTTCTTTAGTCCTATCCCCATAGTCCCCCAGACAATATCACAATAATCATATTTTGACTGAATTACGGTCTTATAAAACACCAATGCAACCTTTTGATTTATAAAAGTCTTAATCCTCTTAAGTAAATAAATATCCTTATTCACCTTTTTGATAACAAATTCTGTTTGAGCAGTCCAGTCCAGGTGTTCGTCTAACATAACCCCTAAATATTTACATTTTCGTACTCGCtgaatttgtttttgtcctatATAAACACTTGGAACAGAAGCTTGTTTGATTCGTTTCCTCGAACCCATCATCAGAAATTCACATTTCTTCGCGTTCAGTGCTAATTTGTTATCATTAAACCATACATCCACTACTTTAAGTTCCCTATTCAACGTATCAACAACACTATGTGCATTCTTGCTATGCGCATAAATTAACGTGTCGTCGGCGTACAAAGAGATGTTACAATCCTTCAGACAGGTTGACATATCGTTAACGTATATAACAAAGAGAAGTGGGCCGAGGTTGCTACCCTGTGGAATACCACACTCGATCGGTTGCATTGTAGACGATATACCGTTAACTACAGTACATTGTGCCCGGTTCGTTAAGTAACTGTGGAACCATTTTAGTGATATTTCTCTAATCCCCAGACGTTTGAGTTTGGAAAGCAACAAATCGTGATCAACAGTGTCGAATGCCTTTTGAAAATCGAGGGTAAGTATTCCAACTACGTTCCCTTTATCGAGACAATCAGCCCAATTTTGTGTTACATTTATAAGTGCCGTCTCCGTGGAGTGTTTTggtctgaatccaaattgattttcacataataatgaGTGTTGTTTAAGGTATCCATATAATTGTCCGAAAacgattttttcaaaaatttttgtAAACACATTCAGAACTGATATTGGCCTGTAATTTCCCAGTTCTAATTTGTCTCCTCCCTTAAATATTGGAGTTACTCTAGATAACTTGCATGGTACAGGTACCGTTCCTTGAGTGAGAGACAAATTAATAATATAAACTAATGGTTTAACAATGTAAGATGCTGTCTGTTGCACTATTGATACAGGTACGTTATCTAATCCACTTGCTTTCTTTACTTGTAAAGTTTTGATAATATCTAAGACTTcgctttcacaaatttcactgaaatgaaataagtttgtATTTACATTTGGAGTGGTTTGCTTATCATTACAATCTTTATCTGAACTTATTTTAATGTTACCTTGAATCTTTTTACCAATACTTACAAAATGAGAATTGAATAACTcagctatttcttttttatcactcACATCATTACCGTCATGCTTAATCTGAGTGATTGCACACGATTTATTTTTCTTGGGAAGTACGTATTGTAATGATTTCCATACGTCTCCTGATTGCCCCTTGCATGATTctattgaatttgaaatgtaaTGTCTCTTTGCAACTCGTATTTGAGAAGTTACTTTGTTACGAAGTTTTCTATACAGTTTCCAATCCTTATCCAGATTAGACTCCttggctttttgtttttgcttattTCGCTCACGTATCATTTGTAGTATGTTATCATTAATCCATGgtgattcttcattttttacTCGTTTCTTTTTTAAAGGAGCATGTTTgttcaaaatttcaataaaactttTTTCAAAGGCATCATACGCTTTTTCGACATCGGTCTCATTCAAGACGTCTTCCCAAGTAAGTTTAGCAATATCTTCATAAAAACCAGGTAGATTTAAACGTCTAAGATTTCTACTAAATTTGTATTTATACATATAATCTTGTGATGATTTACGTTTACCCCAAGTACAATAAATGGCGTAATGATCACTCATTGTGACAGGAATAACTTTAGCTGAAACAATTTTGCCACGATTGTTTGTCAAAATCCAATCTATAAGAGTACTGGTCTGTTTTGTTACTCTGGTTGGTGACTGAATACATTGAGCAAGACCAAAATTATCGATTAGATTTACAAAGCATTCATTTTGCCATGATTTACGGTTTGCTAACAAATCACAATTCACATCACCTAATACAATATAATCACAGTTGATATCATCCAGTTTTCgcaaaacattttcaaatgaGTTTAAAGTGGATATTGTTGAATTTGGCGGCCTATACCATAcaatcatgaaaaatgattttgctCTGAACATCATAACttctaaaattatcatttctaAGTCAGGTTCAGCTAAATCATGTCTCTCtttacatacaattgtattcttAATATAAACAGCAACTCCTCCACCTGCACGTGTTCTATCTTTACGGATAAGGTAATACGAGTCAATATTAATTTCACCATCTTCAATCAAATCATTTAAGTGAGTTTCACTAAGGGTAAATATATCAATATCTATTCTCTTGGCAAGATGTCGCAGTTCATCAATGTTTTTTGTTAATGATAAACAATTAAGATGGGTAATTTTTAATCCCTTCTCCTCTCTTATCATGTCTATTTCTTCCTCGACAGATTCGGGAACTGGAATGACAGGGAAGTTCGCTGTTGGGAACAATTCGGGAGTGTTCTTTTCTTCTCGGAGTTCATCTTCAGGCTGAGTGTCAAACATTTCTACCGGAAGTTCTGCAAAGTAACATTTACGACATATCCAATCTTTATCCGTGTTAAAAAATTGTCTATCCTCACCAGAACAGGGCAAATGACACCACTGTAGGCATGCAACACAAAGAAGAGCATTTTGATTTCCCTTGACGTTCTTTTCACAAACAATGCATGGgtatatgtttttcatttaGGTTATAAACGAAGTGCAAAGTTCTATCAAGTTTGTGCGTGCTCTTACTCAAGTAGAGCTAGGTCACTGACGTTCCTAACCAGTACCTTTTTCTCATGACCATCAGGGGCAGATCGAAGGGCAATGATGCGGCCGTCACTGGACCAAACTCGCTTCACCGATGACATCTTCCTCGCCTTGTTGATCAGATCCCTCTTGAACGGCGTCAGATCCTCATGTATGAAGATGTTAGACCCCTTCAGCTTGGATTTGGCTTCGTAGACGTTGCGACGGATGTTGTATGTGGTGAATCTGACTATGATTGGCTTCGGTCCTCTCCCATGGCTGCTGTTACCAGGTTTTGGAGTGATTCGATGGCTACGAGCAATGTCCTTCTCATCTAGCAGAATGTTGAGGTGTTGCTGAACTACGTCACGTATGACGCTATCTGTGTCTTCCGATTGCTTTTCCGGCACACCGAAAAAGCGGAGGGACTCTCTTCGGCCATATTGCTCCAAGTCATCAAGGTTTTCTCTGAGTTTTTCCATTTCCTTTGTGATCCCTTTGATGTTTTCGCTCATTCTTTCTTGTTCCAGTTTGATGTTTGACAGATCGTGCGTCAGAGCCTCGTACACATCCTGTGTCACCTTCTCCACGATTGCCTCCATTATTACGGACTTAATCTTTTCAAGCACGTCGTCCGAACACAATGCACTCTTTATTCTGGGTTCAAGATTCTCGCTTATCTCCTCTAGCGTCTTTGGGGCATCTACACTTGACTGACCAGCCAGGCTGATGGGCTTTTCTGGGCTGGGACCGACCGGGGAACTCGGGCGAAGTCGTCCTGCCCATTGTCCGTTGTTTCCCTTCGTcttgttgtttgctttttgcGACGACATTTTCTCGCTAATTATCACATTTCTTCCAATGATTTTCACTCAGGTGCAATCAGTAACCAATTCTTGTTCAGATTCCAGTGATGGTTTCTCCACCTACTACTCAGGTAAACACAGAAAATGAGATTTCAGGGGCAAAATCCGTATCGAGCGTGTTCGCCTCCGTCCATCTCTCCAGCACGGGAAACGTTATTTATCTTAGATAATACATGTGAAATTGAATCTCTTGGTAGTCCGGCAATAATCTCTCATGTaacccgtttttttttttttttttcattttataatacCACATATATAGTAACAGTCTGATCAATTATTTTTTCTGATAAAGATGGAGATATTATAAAAGTAATCTTCGCACAAGCAGTGTTACTTTTGGATATTATTTCCTTACCTTCGATCCTTCAAATGTTCAAGTTTATCAGTTTTTCTGTGATTGCGTTTCAACAAAAGAGAATCCACAATTTATGCGTTTTATTAACGAGCGTAAGTGATAACGCGTCCTTTGCTAAGAAACATAATATGTCTTGGTAAAATCATGCAATGCAAATAAACACAACGCCACCAGCAAGATATCACATGGTGTATGAATAGAATTTGAATGGAAGCTTATTTATTTACAGTTCATTAAAAACTAATCGCGCTGTCATGCGTTTATACCTGTTCTTGTGAGAACAGGGATAAAACCAATCTGCATCTGCTCTAGAGATATACAGTAATGTAGTCTACAATGCAAGACAGTTTTTGATCCATTAGCTTGCAAGGACCGTATGTAGGTCTTTGTTAAGGTTTCCACGCATTCACATTCTTCTCTCCCCCTTCGATGAATGTTTTATCAAACAAAGACATTGAAATTCCATATCATCAAAATTGCAAATGCATGATATTTCAATTACCAATACTTACACAAGAGCATTCGCGAAGAAATCTTCACTACACCCTTTTATAGTACAGTCACCCTCGTTCAATGTGGTCGTCTTCATGTACTCATAAGTGGCAGTTAAGCATTCAATCACATGTTTTAATTGGAAAAtcgatttgttttatttcctaataTCCACCGCACTTAGCTTTCAAGGAAACTCTGTAAACAGTGTTCATAAGCATATATTAAGAAAGTTATGTTTTTAAATAAACGTTTCTATAATACTATGcatgttgttattgctgtttt
Above is a window of Diadema setosum chromosome 4, eeDiaSeto1, whole genome shotgun sequence DNA encoding:
- the LOC140227493 gene encoding uncharacterized protein yields the protein MDPPKVTHQLENTPNKSSPSTKKPKMSNCSPTACSSRMETNDVAETPGQYDSNMAAPLHGAEPTGNTRRSLDLSSEAPPVWFVTFFKDFESRFDSRIEALLDKKLKDISLKVSDHEEKMNNIEFEVGALKDSVKQLEREKEILVNKLDDLENRGRRKNLVLFGIAESSNPTTEDCMKTVTQFLQYADVPEADLSKIERCHRTPTHQPVGKDGTHFKQARRIHVAFSTFVTKERVRKACIKKLKRTSSMYHDLKVFVAEDLSQRVLQLRRKKQEKFKRVKDEGKRPFFAYPDKIRYIDQTSGKVVSVD